The following are encoded in a window of Roseimaritima ulvae genomic DNA:
- a CDS encoding sigma-70 family RNA polymerase sigma factor: MVAAVNGSSPVPPSPEDMLHRVRQGNASSLGDLLELYRNYLTVLASMQLDNRLRRRMSTSDLVQETMLAAHRDFGQFRGASEGELVAWLRQILANCLSHAVEKHIHTQKRDLRREVAIDKVAKNLDESMVRLSNLAVDPAPTPSKVMAHRELAAELSNQLAKLKDRYRQVIIYRNLQGLPFDEIAERMQIRTGAARMLWVRAIAKFKDVCDLDLEPDR; this comes from the coding sequence ATGGTCGCGGCCGTCAATGGTTCATCGCCAGTCCCACCTTCTCCCGAAGACATGCTGCATCGCGTGCGTCAGGGAAATGCGAGTTCACTGGGCGACCTGCTGGAGCTGTACCGCAATTATCTGACGGTGTTGGCCAGCATGCAGCTGGATAATCGGCTCCGTCGCCGCATGAGCACCTCGGATTTGGTGCAGGAGACCATGTTGGCCGCCCACCGAGATTTCGGGCAATTCCGCGGTGCCAGCGAAGGTGAATTGGTGGCTTGGTTGCGGCAGATCCTCGCCAATTGCCTTAGCCACGCGGTGGAAAAACACATTCATACCCAGAAGCGTGATCTCCGTCGCGAAGTCGCCATCGACAAGGTGGCCAAAAATTTGGACGAAAGCATGGTTCGGCTTTCGAATCTGGCCGTCGATCCTGCGCCCACGCCCAGCAAAGTCATGGCGCATCGCGAACTGGCCGCCGAACTTTCCAATCAGCTGGCCAAATTAAAAGATCGCTACCGCCAAGTCATCATCTATCGGAACTTGCAAGGTCTGCCGTTTGACGAAATCGCCGAACGGATGCAGATCCGCACCGGTGCCGCACGCATGCTGTGGGTCCGGGCCATCGCCAAGTTTAAGGACGTCTGCGATCTCGATTTGGAGCCTGACCGATGA
- a CDS encoding serine/threonine-protein kinase: protein MTNSRFPDNGSDIKKLLGADSAPQSDDGHDEPAEMRHLTDAQRDELGILLERYLELLETGVPSSVEWLTRDSPELLEPLRVCVSGLESLHLLVAGGTSLPSDDRQTEHRLGVFDLHEPIGRGGMGVVYRATQRTLNRTVAVKVLPLASVLDPNQLTRFQHEAEAAASLQHPHIVPVHAIGCERGVHYYAMQYIRGESLDQWIAAGKSTDWPTAVAITADIADGLHAAHELGIVHRDIKPSNLLLDQTGKAWITDFGLARIQTGASVTRSGDVLGTLHYMSPEQARGESALVDGRSDVYSLAASLYEMLTLQPAHPGEDAAAILRSIDAHATPALRRLRPDLPKDLETVIGKAMAASRDGRYETAQAFALDLRRVLAGEPTLARPPSLLDLAVHLTVKHRHAAGATALTGILVVIGFAVVTAQLASAKRASDEHADQSLRNEWIARDAVDNLGSQAAELLEDMPAAAEVRHRLLQETLAYHQRFAQSPASNTLTYRRRLQDLAVTYGKIGLLQAELGEPTEAAESLRRSVELYRQLNEQWSEDPQLQLAESIGQNNLAEQLANTGDPDAAAMWFTRAIERQQLLHESGQPNATSELAKTLNNLGGMLAGTDNIHASKLAYQRALALLRDQPSEAELCASIQANLAGLLAKREPDVADKLAREALRYQFNQLEANPTDPALATRVVVTLNSLANAQSSVGNHDAAVKTLQQAVHIGRHLNTRWPEQASYRRDLVISLNHLGMSLSSLGRLMQADAVLEEATEHGRELHDTYVHSAEVQSMLGGVLNNLGFLKRQSGDAWAARKCYEEAALHQRLAVQLAPDVPRYAQWLDKHRHNLQQLESES, encoded by the coding sequence ATGACGAATTCCCGCTTCCCTGATAACGGGTCGGATATTAAAAAGCTCCTCGGCGCGGACTCTGCCCCTCAAAGCGACGACGGTCACGATGAACCCGCGGAGATGCGTCATCTGACCGACGCGCAACGTGACGAATTGGGGATTCTGCTCGAACGCTATCTGGAATTGCTCGAGACCGGCGTGCCCTCGAGCGTCGAATGGCTGACCCGTGACAGCCCCGAACTGCTCGAACCGCTGCGGGTTTGCGTCAGTGGCTTGGAAAGCCTGCACTTATTGGTTGCCGGCGGAACGTCCCTGCCCAGCGATGACAGGCAGACCGAGCATCGCTTGGGAGTCTTTGACCTGCACGAACCGATCGGGCGCGGCGGCATGGGCGTCGTCTACCGGGCCACCCAGCGAACGCTCAATCGCACCGTCGCGGTCAAAGTCTTGCCATTGGCTTCCGTACTGGATCCCAACCAGCTGACCCGTTTTCAGCATGAAGCCGAAGCGGCGGCTAGTCTACAACATCCGCATATCGTCCCGGTCCATGCGATCGGCTGCGAACGCGGCGTACATTACTACGCGATGCAATACATCCGCGGCGAATCGTTGGACCAATGGATCGCCGCCGGCAAATCAACGGATTGGCCGACGGCGGTCGCGATCACCGCCGACATCGCCGATGGTTTGCATGCGGCTCATGAACTGGGCATCGTGCATCGCGACATCAAGCCCTCCAACCTATTGTTGGACCAAACGGGCAAAGCCTGGATCACGGACTTTGGCTTGGCTCGTATCCAAACCGGTGCGAGCGTCACCCGTTCGGGCGACGTGCTGGGGACGCTGCACTACATGAGCCCCGAACAGGCTCGCGGAGAATCGGCGCTCGTCGATGGACGCAGCGATGTGTATTCGCTGGCCGCATCGCTGTACGAGATGCTGACTTTGCAACCCGCCCACCCCGGCGAGGATGCGGCCGCGATCCTGCGTTCGATCGACGCGCATGCCACTCCTGCCCTGCGGCGGTTGCGTCCCGATCTGCCCAAGGACCTGGAGACGGTAATTGGCAAAGCTATGGCGGCTTCTCGAGACGGTCGTTATGAAACGGCCCAGGCATTCGCGCTGGACCTGCGTCGCGTGCTTGCCGGCGAACCCACGTTGGCTCGTCCCCCCAGCCTTCTGGACCTAGCCGTGCATTTGACGGTTAAACATCGCCACGCCGCGGGGGCGACGGCCTTGACCGGAATCCTGGTGGTGATCGGGTTCGCCGTGGTGACCGCCCAATTGGCATCCGCCAAACGAGCCTCCGACGAACACGCGGATCAGTCCCTGAGAAACGAGTGGATCGCCCGCGATGCGGTGGACAATCTGGGCAGCCAAGCAGCGGAACTACTGGAAGACATGCCCGCCGCCGCTGAGGTGCGCCATCGATTGCTGCAAGAAACGCTCGCCTACCACCAACGTTTTGCCCAGTCGCCGGCAAGCAACACGCTCACCTACCGACGACGTCTGCAGGACCTGGCGGTAACCTACGGCAAAATAGGTCTCTTGCAAGCCGAACTGGGAGAGCCAACCGAGGCCGCCGAGTCGCTGCGACGGTCGGTCGAGCTGTATCGGCAACTCAACGAACAATGGTCCGAGGACCCGCAACTCCAGCTGGCCGAATCAATCGGTCAGAACAATCTCGCCGAACAACTGGCTAACACCGGCGATCCGGATGCGGCAGCGATGTGGTTCACGCGAGCCATCGAGCGGCAACAGTTGTTGCACGAATCCGGCCAGCCGAACGCCACCAGCGAACTCGCCAAAACCCTGAACAACCTGGGAGGCATGTTGGCCGGGACGGATAACATCCATGCTTCCAAACTGGCCTACCAGCGTGCCCTCGCGTTGCTTCGTGATCAGCCCTCCGAAGCCGAACTGTGCGCCAGCATTCAAGCCAACTTGGCGGGGCTGCTGGCGAAACGCGAACCCGACGTCGCTGACAAGCTGGCCAGAGAAGCGCTGCGATATCAATTCAACCAACTGGAAGCCAACCCCACGGACCCGGCGTTGGCTACCCGGGTGGTCGTTACGCTGAATTCTCTGGCCAACGCCCAGTCCAGTGTCGGTAACCATGACGCCGCTGTGAAAACGCTTCAGCAGGCGGTGCATATCGGACGTCACCTGAACACCCGCTGGCCCGAGCAAGCCAGCTACCGGCGTGACTTGGTGATCAGCCTAAATCACCTGGGCATGTCCTTGTCGTCCCTCGGGCGTTTGATGCAAGCCGACGCTGTCCTGGAAGAAGCCACCGAACACGGACGCGAACTGCACGACACCTATGTCCATAGCGCCGAGGTGCAAAGCATGCTGGGGGGCGTGTTGAACAACCTTGGCTTCCTGAAACGGCAATCCGGCGATGCCTGGGCGGCACGCAAGTGCTACGAAGAAGCGGCCCTGCATCAACGTCTAGCGGTGCAACTGGCCCCCGACGTGCCCCGCTATGCTCAATGGCTCGACAAGCATCGCCACAACCTGCAACAATTGGAGAGCGAATCGTGA